A window of Chiroxiphia lanceolata isolate bChiLan1 chromosome W unlocalized genomic scaffold, bChiLan1.pri scaffold_69_arrow_ctg1, whole genome shotgun sequence contains these coding sequences:
- the LOC116781581 gene encoding olfactory receptor 14J1-like — protein sequence MSNSSSMPQFLLLALADRRELQLLHFWLFLAISLAALLANGLILSAVACDHHLHTPMGFFLLNLSLTDLGFICTTVPKAMHNFLWNTRTITYTGCAAQVFVYIIFLRAEFSLLTIMCYDRYVAICKPLHYGTLLGSRACAHMAAGAWTAGFLIALLHTPSTFSLPLCQGNALDQFFCEIPHILKLSCSHSGYLRELGLIVFSACLMIGCFIFIVFSYVQIFRTVLRIPSQQGRHKAFSTCLPHLVVVSLFLSTLFFSYLKPPSISSPSLDLIVSLMYSVVSPTLNPLIYSLRNQELKDAMRKLITGCLSEAINSPSSACYGPH from the coding sequence atgtccaacagcagctccatgccccagttcctcctcctggcattggCAGACaggcgggagctgcagctcctgcacttctggctcttcctggccatctccctggctgccctcctggccaacggcctcatcctcagcgccgtagcctgtgaccaccacctgcacacccccatgggcttcttcctgctcaacctctccctcacagacctgggcttcatctgcaccactgtccccaaagccatgcacaatttCCTGTGGAACACCAGAACCATCACCTACAcaggatgtgctgcacaggTTTTTGTCTACATAATCTTTCTTAGAGCagagttttccctcctcaccatcatgtgctacgaccgctacgttgccatctgcaaacccctgcactacgggaccctcctgggcagcagagcttgtgcccacatggcagcaggtGCCTGGACTGCTGGGTTTCTCattgctctgctgcacacacccagtacattttccctgcccctgtgccagggcaatgccctggaccagttcttctgtgaaattccacacatcctcaagctctcctgctcacactcaggcTACCTCAGAGAACTTGGGCTTATTGTGTTTAGTGCCTGTTTAATGATTGggtgtttcattttcattgttttctcctatgtgcagatcttcaggactgtgctgaggatcccctctcagcagggacggcacaaagccttttccacctgcctccctcacctggtCGTGGTCTCCCTGTTTCTCAGCACCTTATTCTTTTCCTACCTGAAGCCCCCCTCCATCtcgtccccatccctggatcttATTGTGTCACTCATGTATTCAGTGGTGTCTCCAACACTGAACCCCCTCATCTACAGCCTCAGGAACCAGGAGCTCAAGGATGCCATGAGGAAACTGATAACTGGGTGTCTTTCAGAAGCAATAAACTCTCCTTCTTCTGCATGTTATGGACCTCATTGA